A genomic region of Raphanus sativus cultivar WK10039 chromosome 6, ASM80110v3, whole genome shotgun sequence contains the following coding sequences:
- the LOC108813846 gene encoding protein SOSEKI 3: METRMKKYREGVSPERAKVWTEKSPKYHQKIKKVQIVYYLSKNRQLEHPHFIEVLLSSPNGLYLRDVIERLNVLRGRGMASMYSWSSKRSYRNGFVWHDLSEDDLILPAHGNEYVLKGSEIIDESTADHFSPIESSATQNMKQIVVEPPPSSSRSMDDSSSSNNKHSQEDDDELSPPALRSVSSPDSRDAKNSTSWCLAEYKVYKSEGLADASTQTDETVNNKPVETLSRGVSTDDAASLSSSESESSEEPSCEGKEEIESAETPRNSVSPPPVSNSASSLTSKTDTLESLIRADVSKMNSFRILEQEDVRMPRLRASNMLMQLISCGSISVKDNKFGLVPSYKPKFGHSKFPSPFFSSSSFMMGDVDRLSETPSLVSLRLDEKEYFSGSLVETKLQKKDAADGNASLKRSSSYNGDRASNQMGVAENGDSKPGCSKHIPRSRKASSSIVSKQQPRSESMRSPVSVKTRDSSKNTTRKIPSPSKTTDVCSKRTTESLLKPKEDSEKVIKIEERLASGARVIIESKVPPSSS; the protein is encoded by the exons atggagaCGAGGATGAAGAAGTACAGAGAAGGAGTGAGTCCAGAGAGAGCAAAAGTGTGGACAGAGAAATCACCAAAGTATCATCAGAAGATCAAGAAAGTCCAAATTGTTTATTACCTCTCCAAGAATCGTCAGCTCGAGCATCCTCATTTCATCGAAGTCTTGCTTTCTTCTCCCAACGGTTTATACCTTAGAG ATGTTATAGAGAGACTTAATGTTCTTAGAGGCAGAGGCATGGCTTCAATGTATTCTTGGTCTAGTAAAAG AAGCTATAGGAATGGTTTTGTGTGGCATGATTTATCAGAAGATGACTTGATTCTACCTGCTCATGGGAATGAGTATGTTCTTAAAGGCTCTGAGATCATTGACGAATCCACTGCAGATCACTTTAGCCCAATTGAGAGTTCAGCAACACAAAACATGAAGCAGATAGTTGTGGAgccaccaccatcatcatctaGAAGCATGGATGATTCCTCTTCCTCTAATAATAAGCATTCtcaggaagatgatgatgagcttTCTCCTCCGGCTCTCCGTTCTGTTTCCTCTCCTGATTCCAGAGACGCCAAGAACTCGACTTCTTGGTGTTTAGCTGAGTACAAGGTGTACAAGAGCGAGGGGCTCGCTGATGCGTCCACACAAACCGATGAAACCGTCAACAACAAACCTGTAGAGACCTTAAGCAGAGGCGTTTCAACCGATGATGCTGCGTCTCTCTCATCATCAGAATCTGAATCAAGCGAAGAGCCTTCTTGTGAAGGGAAGGAGGAGATAGAGAGTGCAGAGACACCAAGAAACTCTGTCTCTCCTCCTCCAGTTTCCAACAGCGCCTCTTCTCTTACCTCAAAGACTGATACGTTGGAGTCTCTCATAAGAGCTGATGTTAGTAAGATGAATAGTTTTAGGATTCTCGAACAGGAAGATGTTCGAATGCCGAGGCTCAGGGCCTCCAACATGCTGATGCAGTTGATATCATGTGGTTCGATATCAGTCAAGGATAACAAGTTCGGGCTTGTGCCTAGTTACAAACCCAAGTTTGGCCACTCCAAGTTCCCTTCacctttcttctcttcctcctcgTTTATGATGGGAGATGTTGACCGTTTGTCTGAAACTCCGAGTCTAGTGAGCCTGAGGCTTGATGAGAAAGAGTATTTCAGTGGGAGCTTGGTGGAGACCAAGTTACAGAAGAAAGATGCTGCGGATGGGAACGCTTCTCTTAAGCGTTCTTCATCCTATAATGGTGACAG ggcTTCAAACCAAATGGGTGTAGCAGAGAATGGAGACTCGAAGCCGGGTTGTTCGAAACACATTCCACGCTCTAgaaaggcttcttcttctaTTGTAAGCAAGCAGCAACCACGTAGCGAGTCCATGAGATCTCCTGTCTCGGTAAAGACAAGAGACTCATCAAAAAATACTACCAGGAAGATTCCCAGTCCCTCTAAGACGACTGATGTTTGCAGTAAAAGAACAACCGAATCTTTATTGAAGCCTAAAGAAGATTCAGAGAAGGTGATCAAGATCGAGGAAAG GCTTGCTTCAGGGGCGCGGGTTATAATAGAATCTAAAGTGCCTCCAAGCAGTTCATGA
- the LOC108808644 gene encoding transcription factor FER-LIKE IRON DEFICIENCY-INDUCED TRANSCRIPTION FACTOR isoform X2, translating to MKGRVIALTNLNDLELHNFLVDPNFDQFINIIRGDDQTIENPPLDFDLGGPLHNSPCFIDESQFIPTPVDDLFDELPDIDSNVAESFRSFEGESVVRAGGEDDYNDGDDSSATTTNNEGSRKKKTDRSRTLISERKRRGRMKDKLYALRSLVPNITKMDKASIVGDAVAYVQGLQSQAKTLKADIAGLEASLTSTGGYQEPASVAQKSQTFRSINPPVSKKIIQMDVIQVEEKEFYVRLVCNKGEGVAASLYKSLESLTSFQVQNSNLSSPSPETYLLTYTLDGTCFEQSLNLPNLKLWITGSLLNQGFEFIKPFT from the exons ATGAAAGGAAGAGTCATCGCTCTTACAAACCTAAACGACCTCGAACTACACAATTTCTTGGTCGATCCAAACTTCGATCAGTTCATAAATATCATAAGAGGAGATGATCAAACCATCGAAAACCCACCTCTCGATTTCGATCTTGGTGGTCCTTTACACAACAGCCCATGTTTCATCGACGAGAGCCAGTTCATCCCAACACCTGTCGATGACCTGTTCGACGAGTTGCCTGATATAGACTCCAACGTGGCCGAATCGTTCCGTAGCTTCGAGGGTGAGAGTGTTGTAAGAGCAGGAGGCGAAGACGATTACAACGACGGCGATGATTCTTCTGCCACCACCACGAATAATGAAGGAAGCCGTAAGAAGAAGACGGATCGGTCGAGAACTTTGATCTCCGAGAGAAAAAGGAGAGGTCGGATGAAGGATAAGCTCTACGCATTGAGATCTCTTGTTCCAAACATTACTAAG ATGGATAAAGCATCCATTGTGGGAGATGCAGTGGCGTACGTTCAAGGACTGCAATCACAAGCCAAGACACTCAAAGCTGATATTGCTGGCCTTGAAGCTTCTTTGACTTCCACTGGAGGGTACCAAGAACCTGCATCAGTTGCTCAGAAGAGTCAAACTTTCCGCAGTATTAATCCACCGGTTTCCAAGAAAATCATTCAG ATGGATGTTATTCAAGTAGAGGAGAAAGAGTTTTACGTAAGATTGGTGTGTAATAAAGGAGAAGGTGTTGCTGCATCACTATACAAGTCCTTGGAGTCACTTACAAGTTTCCAAGTGCAGAACTCCAACCTAAGCTCCCCTTCTCCTGAGACATACCTCTTAACATATACATTAGAT GGGACATGTTTTGAACAGAGCTTAAACTTGCCTAACCTGAAGCTGTGGATTACTGGATCACTTCTAAACCAAGGTTTTGAATTCATCAAGCCATTCACTTGA
- the LOC108808644 gene encoding transcription factor FER-LIKE IRON DEFICIENCY-INDUCED TRANSCRIPTION FACTOR isoform X1 has translation MKGRVIALTNLNDLELHNFLVDPNFDQFINIIRGDDQTIENPPLDFDLGGPLHNSPCFIDESQFIPTPVDDLFDELPDIDSNVAESFRSFEGESVVRAGGEDDYNDGDDSSATTTNNEGSRKKKTDRSRTLISERKRRGRMKDKLYALRSLVPNITKMDKASIVGDAVAYVQGLQSQAKTLKADIAGLEASLTSTGGYQEPASVAQKSQTFRSINPPVSKKIIQMDVIQVEEKEFYVRLVCNKGEGVAASLYKSLESLTSFQVQNSNLSSPSPETYLLTYTLDVNQLVPFYLFCGFFKFMFSKYRVCLFAENRGHVLNRA, from the exons ATGAAAGGAAGAGTCATCGCTCTTACAAACCTAAACGACCTCGAACTACACAATTTCTTGGTCGATCCAAACTTCGATCAGTTCATAAATATCATAAGAGGAGATGATCAAACCATCGAAAACCCACCTCTCGATTTCGATCTTGGTGGTCCTTTACACAACAGCCCATGTTTCATCGACGAGAGCCAGTTCATCCCAACACCTGTCGATGACCTGTTCGACGAGTTGCCTGATATAGACTCCAACGTGGCCGAATCGTTCCGTAGCTTCGAGGGTGAGAGTGTTGTAAGAGCAGGAGGCGAAGACGATTACAACGACGGCGATGATTCTTCTGCCACCACCACGAATAATGAAGGAAGCCGTAAGAAGAAGACGGATCGGTCGAGAACTTTGATCTCCGAGAGAAAAAGGAGAGGTCGGATGAAGGATAAGCTCTACGCATTGAGATCTCTTGTTCCAAACATTACTAAG ATGGATAAAGCATCCATTGTGGGAGATGCAGTGGCGTACGTTCAAGGACTGCAATCACAAGCCAAGACACTCAAAGCTGATATTGCTGGCCTTGAAGCTTCTTTGACTTCCACTGGAGGGTACCAAGAACCTGCATCAGTTGCTCAGAAGAGTCAAACTTTCCGCAGTATTAATCCACCGGTTTCCAAGAAAATCATTCAG ATGGATGTTATTCAAGTAGAGGAGAAAGAGTTTTACGTAAGATTGGTGTGTAATAAAGGAGAAGGTGTTGCTGCATCACTATACAAGTCCTTGGAGTCACTTACAAGTTTCCAAGTGCAGAACTCCAACCTAAGCTCCCCTTCTCCTGAGACATACCTCTTAACATATACATTAGATGTAAACCAACTTGTTCCTTTCTACCTTTTTTGTGGTTTCTTTAAGTTTATGTTTAGTAAGTACCGAGTTTGCTTGTTTGCTGAAAACAGGGGACATGTTTTGAACAGAGCTTAA
- the LOC130495853 gene encoding agamous-like MADS-box protein AGL3 yields MDSHGTSYGECEERDSKVDCCRLSSHMGGDRLSDYEDYLKLKSRVEILQHSQRHLLGEEIAGMGVDELEQLQHQVDTSLRQIRSTKLEERDGAHNQSILGASSSVERSQQSNIINNSNNRARVLIK; encoded by the exons ATGGATAGCCATGGAACAAGTTACGGAGAATGTGAAGAGAGAGATAGCAAAGTCGATTGCTGCAGGTTAAGCTCTCACATGGGAGGTGATAGGCTCTCGGAT TACGAGGACTACTTGAAGCTCAAATCAAGAGTAGAGATCTTACAACATTCACAACG GCATTTGCTAGGTGAAGAGATAGCCGGGATGGGAGTGGATGAGCTTGAGCAGCTACAACATCAAGTAGATACATCACTAAGACAGATAAGATCCACAAAG TTGGAAGAACGTGATGGAGCCCATAATCAATCAATATTgggagcttcttcttctgtagAACGTTCCCAACAATCCAACATCATCAACAATAGCAACAACAGGGCAAGAGTTCTTATCAAGTAA
- the LOC108809798 gene encoding LOW QUALITY PROTEIN: superoxide dismutase [Cu-Zn] 2, chloroplastic (The sequence of the model RefSeq protein was modified relative to this genomic sequence to represent the inferred CDS: inserted 2 bases in 1 codon) gives MAAHTILSFSSPCHRLLISPLSNPNPPLRSSFRGVSLNLHRPQPVSFSASKXNGWLTVVSAAKKAVAVLRGNSDVEGVVTLTQEDTGPTTVNVRITGLTPGPHGFHLHEFGDTTNGCISTGPHFTPNNMTHGAPQDEIRHAGDMGNIIANADGVAETTLVDNQIPLTGPKSVVGRAFVVHELQDDLGKGGHELSLTSGNAGDVVGLTPL, from the exons ATGGCTGCTCACACCATCCTCTCCTTCTCATCTCCTTGTCATCGCCTTCTCATTTCTCCGTTATCCAACCCCAACCCACCACTCCGTTCCTCTTTCCGCGGCGTCTCTCTCAACCTCCACCGTCCCCAGCCGGTTTCCTTCTCAGCCTCGAA AAATGGATGGCTAACAGTGGTTTCCGCCGCGAAGAAAGCCGTTGCAGTGCTCAGGGGTAACTCCGACGTAGAAGGAGTTGTTACTCTCACTCAAGAAGACACAg GTCCTACAACAGTGAATGTTCGTATCACTGGTCTCACTCCAGGGCCTCATGGCTTTCACCTC catgaGTTTGGTGATACAACAAATGGATGCATCTCAACAGGACCACATTTCACCCCTAACAACATGACACACGGAGCTCCTCAAGACGAGATCCGTCATGCGGGTGACATGGGAAACATCATTGCCAATGCCGACG GCGTGGCAGAAACAACACTTGTGGACAATCAGATTCCTCTGACTGGTCCTAAATCTGTTGTCGGAAGAGCCTTTGTGGTTCACGAGCTTCAGGATGATCTTGGAAAGG GTGGGCATGAGCTTAGTCTGACCAGTGGTAACGCAGGCG ATGTGGTTGGTTTGACGCCGCTCTAA